A genomic region of Vitreimonas flagellata contains the following coding sequences:
- a CDS encoding pyridoxal phosphate-dependent decarboxylase family protein, whose translation MTKTALPDHGVPWSDIEPRMREMGAGDVKWRDGRTGLYIFNAGPELEQVQKAAYAMFSAENGLGPAAFPSLAEMERQIVATGLALLSAPEGAAGGMTSGGTESIFMAVKTARDYLRSKGGPKSGLNIIIPSTAHPAFDKAGMIMDIEVRRIPVRDLLADVSAMEAAIDANTLMIVGSAPCFPFGLLDPIETLSEVALRRNVWLHVDACVGGYLAPFVRMNGTALAPFDFAVPGVLSISGDLHKYGYASKGASTVFFRSKDLHEHMGLDAGPWPLGRMVTPTLAGTRPGGAIAAAWAVMQYLGVDGYRAKQKLVTDAREKIEAGVKKLGFRVLGQPQLGIIAFTHDSVNPMNIYVQMYKRGWFTATLLEPPALHLMLSPKHNEVAHEYLADLEAALASANEGAGGKVAGYAG comes from the coding sequence ATGACAAAGACGGCCCTGCCGGACCACGGCGTCCCCTGGAGCGACATCGAGCCGCGCATGCGCGAGATGGGCGCGGGCGATGTGAAATGGCGCGACGGCCGCACTGGCCTCTACATTTTCAACGCCGGCCCCGAACTCGAGCAGGTGCAAAAGGCCGCCTATGCGATGTTCTCCGCCGAGAATGGCTTGGGCCCTGCGGCCTTCCCGAGCCTCGCGGAGATGGAGCGCCAAATCGTCGCCACCGGCTTGGCGCTGCTCAGTGCGCCGGAAGGCGCTGCGGGCGGCATGACCAGCGGCGGCACGGAATCCATTTTCATGGCCGTCAAAACCGCGCGCGATTATCTGCGCAGCAAAGGCGGCCCGAAGAGCGGGCTCAACATCATCATCCCATCCACCGCGCATCCGGCCTTCGACAAAGCCGGCATGATCATGGACATCGAAGTCCGCCGCATTCCGGTGCGCGATCTCTTGGCCGATGTCAGTGCGATGGAAGCCGCGATCGATGCGAACACGCTGATGATCGTCGGCTCCGCGCCGTGTTTTCCCTTCGGCCTGCTCGACCCGATCGAAACTCTAAGCGAGGTGGCGCTGCGCCGAAATGTTTGGCTGCACGTCGATGCGTGTGTCGGCGGCTATCTCGCGCCCTTCGTGCGCATGAACGGCACGGCTCTGGCGCCCTTCGATTTCGCCGTGCCCGGCGTGCTCTCGATCTCCGGCGATCTGCACAAATACGGTTACGCCAGCAAAGGCGCGTCCACCGTGTTCTTCCGCAGCAAAGATCTGCACGAACATATGGGGCTAGACGCCGGCCCCTGGCCGCTCGGCCGCATGGTTACGCCGACGCTCGCGGGCACACGCCCCGGCGGCGCCATCGCTGCGGCTTGGGCGGTGATGCAATATCTCGGCGTCGACGGCTATCGCGCCAAGCAAAAGCTGGTCACCGACGCGCGTGAGAAGATCGAAGCCGGCGTCAAGAAGCTCGGCTTCCGCGTGCTGGGCCAGCCCCAGCTTGGCATCATCGCCTTCACGCATGACAGCGTGAACCCGATGAACATCTATGTGCAGATGTACAAGCGCGGCTGGTTCACAGCGACCTTGCTCGAACCGCCCGCACTCCACTTGATGCTGTCGCCCAAGCACAACGAGGTCGCGCACGAATATCTGGCGGACCTCGAAGCCGCACTCGCCAGCGCCAATGAAGGCGCTGGCGGTAAAGTTGCGGGTTACGCCGGTTAG
- a CDS encoding acetyl-CoA C-acetyltransferase — MPEAWIIDACRTPRGIGKVGKGALADIHPQQVASSVLKAIAERNNLKTGEVDDIIWGTSSQRGKQGGDLARMAALDAGYDVKSSAVTLDRFCGSGITSVNLAAAQVMAGMEDLVIAGGTEMMSYNAATADPKKPMMMDQGNLRLRAKHPQSHQGVCADAIATLEGISRQAVDELALVSQQRADAAIKGGHFKKSVVPVYKEDGALALDHEEFPRPQTTMEGLAALKPSFEAIAGFPLDEEGLTYGALIRQVYPDLKINHVHHAGNSSGVVDGAAAVLLASPDYAKKNGLKPRARVVATANVGDSPTLMLNAPVPAARKVLEKAGLTVDDIDLFEINEAFAVVAEKFIRDLKLNREKVNVNGGAMALGHPIGATGSILIGTVLDELERRDLKRGLVTMCAAGGMAPAIIIERI, encoded by the coding sequence GTGCCGGAAGCTTGGATCATCGACGCGTGCCGTACGCCGCGTGGCATCGGCAAAGTGGGCAAGGGCGCGCTGGCGGACATTCACCCGCAGCAAGTCGCCTCCTCGGTGCTGAAGGCGATCGCCGAACGCAACAATCTGAAGACGGGTGAAGTCGACGACATCATCTGGGGCACCTCGTCCCAACGCGGCAAGCAAGGCGGCGACCTGGCGCGCATGGCAGCCCTCGATGCGGGCTATGACGTGAAGTCGAGCGCTGTGACGTTGGATCGCTTCTGCGGCTCGGGCATCACCAGCGTCAACCTCGCGGCGGCGCAAGTGATGGCGGGCATGGAAGATCTCGTCATCGCCGGCGGCACCGAGATGATGAGCTACAACGCGGCCACGGCCGATCCGAAAAAGCCGATGATGATGGACCAGGGCAATCTGCGCCTGCGCGCCAAGCATCCGCAATCGCACCAGGGCGTGTGCGCCGATGCGATCGCGACGCTCGAAGGCATTTCGCGCCAGGCGGTGGATGAATTGGCTTTGGTCAGCCAGCAGCGCGCTGATGCCGCGATTAAGGGCGGCCATTTCAAGAAGAGCGTCGTGCCGGTTTACAAAGAAGACGGCGCGCTGGCGCTGGATCACGAAGAATTCCCGCGCCCGCAGACCACGATGGAAGGCCTCGCGGCCTTGAAGCCGTCGTTTGAGGCGATCGCGGGCTTTCCACTGGATGAAGAAGGCCTGACCTATGGCGCGCTGATCCGCCAAGTCTATCCGGACCTGAAGATCAATCACGTCCACCATGCCGGCAATTCGTCGGGCGTTGTTGATGGCGCGGCGGCGGTGCTGCTCGCCTCCCCGGACTACGCCAAGAAGAATGGCTTGAAGCCCCGTGCGCGCGTGGTGGCGACGGCCAATGTCGGCGATAGCCCGACTTTGATGCTCAACGCGCCGGTGCCTGCCGCGCGCAAGGTGCTGGAGAAGGCTGGCCTCACGGTGGACGACATCGATCTCTTCGAGATCAATGAAGCGTTCGCGGTCGTCGCCGAGAAATTCATCCGCGACCTCAAGCTCAATCGCGAGAAGGTCAATGTGAACGGCGGCGCGATGGCGCTGGGGCACCCGATCGGCGCGACGGGTTCGATCCTGATCGGCACGGTGCTCGATGAATTGGAGCGCCGCGACCTGAAGCGTGGCCTGGTGACGATGTGCGCCGCCGGCGGCATGGCCCCGGCCATCATCATCGAACGCATCTAA
- the gabT gene encoding 4-aminobutyrate--2-oxoglutarate transaminase — MTTNAELLARRAKAVPRGVSTATPVFTARAENARLWDVEGREYIDFAGGIAVLNTGHRHPKVIEAVRAQLDCVTHTAFQVSAYEPYIALAEKLNARAPIAGDAKTIFFTTGAEAVENAVKIARAATGRTGIISFTGSFHGRTTLTMAMTGKVAPYKQQFGPSVPDVFHVPFPLARYGVDVETSLLVLNHILRADVEPSRVAAIVIEPVQGEGGFHMVPPELMRALRTLCDTHGILLIADEVQTGFARTGKLFAMEHYDVTPDLITMAKSLAGGFPLSGLVGRADIMDKTDPGGLGGTYGGSPIGCAAALAVLDVIDGEGLLARANALGERAKAKLKEIQSRNDMAPIDDIRGPGSMIAFDLITERGAKAPDGAAAKRVTTRALEEGLILLSCGISGETIRLLYPLTIEDDLFEQGLNKLAAALRV, encoded by the coding sequence ATGACCACCAACGCCGAACTCCTCGCCCGCCGCGCCAAAGCTGTGCCGCGCGGGGTTTCCACCGCGACACCCGTGTTCACCGCGCGCGCCGAGAATGCCCGCCTGTGGGACGTGGAGGGGCGCGAATATATCGACTTCGCCGGCGGCATCGCCGTGCTCAATACCGGCCATCGCCATCCCAAAGTGATCGAAGCAGTCCGCGCGCAGCTCGATTGCGTCACGCACACGGCGTTCCAGGTCAGCGCCTACGAGCCCTACATCGCGCTCGCCGAAAAGCTCAACGCCCGCGCCCCGATCGCAGGCGACGCGAAGACCATCTTCTTCACCACGGGCGCCGAGGCGGTCGAGAACGCCGTGAAGATCGCGCGCGCCGCAACCGGCCGCACTGGCATCATCTCGTTCACCGGCAGCTTCCACGGCCGCACCACGCTGACGATGGCGATGACTGGCAAGGTCGCGCCCTACAAACAGCAATTCGGCCCCTCCGTGCCGGACGTCTTCCACGTGCCGTTCCCGCTCGCGCGCTACGGCGTCGATGTGGAGACCTCGCTGCTCGTGCTCAATCACATTCTGCGCGCCGACGTGGAGCCCTCGCGCGTCGCCGCCATCGTGATCGAACCGGTCCAGGGCGAAGGCGGCTTCCACATGGTCCCGCCTGAACTCATGCGCGCGCTGCGTACGCTCTGCGACACGCACGGCATCCTGCTCATCGCCGACGAAGTGCAAACCGGCTTTGCCCGCACCGGCAAACTCTTCGCGATGGAGCATTACGACGTAACGCCCGACCTGATCACGATGGCCAAATCCCTCGCGGGCGGCTTTCCGCTCTCGGGTTTGGTCGGCCGCGCCGACATTATGGACAAAACCGATCCAGGCGGCCTTGGCGGCACTTATGGCGGCTCACCGATCGGCTGCGCGGCAGCCCTCGCCGTACTCGACGTGATCGACGGCGAAGGCCTGCTGGCGCGCGCGAATGCGCTGGGCGAACGCGCCAAAGCCAAGCTCAAGGAAATTCAATCACGCAACGACATGGCCCCGATCGACGACATCCGCGGGCCCGGCTCCATGATCGCCTTCGACCTGATCACCGAGCGCGGCGCCAAAGCGCCCGACGGGGCCGCCGCCAAACGCGTCACCACGCGCGCGCTCGAAGAGGGGCTTATCCTGCTCTCCTGCGGAATCTCCGGCGAAACCATCCGCCTGCTCTATCCGCTCACCATCGAAGACGACCTGTTCGAGCAGGGCTTAAACAAACTGGCAGCGGCGCTGCGCGTTTGA
- a CDS encoding arylsulfatase, whose protein sequence is MGGTWRGLAAAMAVLAVASSAGAQNDPPAGATTERPNIVLILIDDAGFTDLGAYGGEARTSNIDALAERGVRFSNYHSSPLCSPSRAMLLTGVDNHRTGVATIGEVIPPSQRGQPGYSLHLEPGVTTVASRLQASGYRTYMTGKWHLGDGPGQLPNSHGFDRSFALEASGADNWEQKPYMPYYAHADWYEDGQPATLPSDFYSSRFLVDQMIDYIDSERADARPFFAYVAFQAVHIPVQAPREDSARYRGRYDQGWAALREQRFRRAQELGLMPAEASLGASPPNARNWQDVEPGERALLARSMEVHAGMLDSMDQNIGRLIAHLQEIGELENTVFVVTSDNGPEPSNPLAARGFEQWMHLNGYTRELDNLGERGSMVAIGPEFANATAAPGALFKFYTTEGGTRVPMIIAGPGVGAGLRADGFAYVTDIAPTLLELARVAPATDGVPVTGRSLSAVLRGEAQSAYGPEEPVGLEVSGNAALFRGDFKLVINQRPNGDGQWRLYNVRLDPGETRDLSTEMPDLFAQMQREYEAYVQEMGVLPMPEGYNIHGQIETNTYARQFTRYLPFLIGGGVVLVVLIGGIVWLFRRKRKAKA, encoded by the coding sequence ATGGGCGGAACGTGGCGTGGGCTGGCGGCGGCTATGGCCGTGCTGGCGGTCGCTTCCTCTGCGGGCGCGCAGAACGATCCGCCTGCGGGCGCGACGACTGAGCGGCCGAACATCGTGCTGATCTTGATCGACGATGCGGGTTTCACGGATCTCGGCGCCTATGGCGGCGAAGCGCGGACGTCGAATATCGACGCGTTGGCTGAGCGTGGCGTGCGCTTCTCGAACTATCATTCTTCGCCGCTCTGCTCCCCTTCGCGGGCGATGCTGCTGACGGGCGTCGATAATCACCGCACGGGTGTGGCGACGATCGGTGAAGTCATCCCGCCGTCGCAGCGTGGGCAGCCAGGCTATTCGCTGCATTTGGAGCCGGGCGTGACCACGGTGGCGTCGCGGCTGCAAGCGAGCGGCTATCGCACCTACATGACGGGCAAATGGCATTTGGGTGATGGGCCTGGTCAGCTGCCGAATTCGCACGGCTTCGATCGCTCGTTTGCGCTGGAAGCGTCCGGCGCGGACAATTGGGAGCAGAAGCCGTACATGCCCTATTACGCGCATGCCGATTGGTATGAGGACGGGCAACCGGCGACGCTGCCGAGCGACTTTTATTCATCGCGTTTCCTCGTCGATCAGATGATCGACTACATCGACAGTGAACGTGCAGATGCGCGGCCGTTCTTTGCCTATGTAGCGTTCCAGGCGGTGCACATCCCGGTGCAGGCGCCGCGCGAGGATAGCGCGCGCTATCGCGGGCGTTACGATCAAGGCTGGGCGGCGTTGCGCGAGCAGCGTTTCCGTCGCGCGCAAGAGCTTGGTCTTATGCCGGCGGAAGCGTCGCTGGGCGCGAGCCCGCCGAATGCGCGCAATTGGCAGGACGTGGAGCCGGGCGAGCGAGCGTTGTTGGCGCGCAGCATGGAAGTGCATGCGGGTATGTTGGATTCGATGGATCAAAATATCGGCCGGCTGATCGCGCATCTGCAGGAGATCGGCGAGCTTGAGAACACGGTGTTCGTGGTCACGTCCGATAATGGGCCGGAGCCGAGCAATCCGCTGGCGGCGCGCGGGTTCGAGCAATGGATGCATCTGAACGGCTACACGCGCGAACTCGATAATCTTGGCGAGCGCGGCTCGATGGTGGCGATTGGGCCCGAATTCGCGAACGCGACGGCCGCGCCCGGCGCGTTGTTCAAATTCTATACGACCGAAGGTGGCACGCGCGTGCCGATGATTATCGCGGGGCCTGGCGTCGGTGCGGGTTTGCGCGCGGATGGTTTTGCGTATGTCACCGACATTGCGCCGACCTTGTTGGAACTCGCGCGCGTTGCGCCGGCGACGGACGGCGTGCCGGTGACAGGCCGCTCACTCTCGGCGGTGCTGCGCGGCGAGGCGCAATCGGCTTATGGGCCGGAAGAACCGGTCGGCCTCGAAGTCTCAGGCAACGCGGCCTTGTTTCGCGGCGACTTCAAGCTCGTGATCAACCAGCGGCCGAACGGCGACGGGCAATGGCGGCTTTACAATGTGCGCCTTGATCCGGGTGAAACGCGCGATCTTTCGACTGAGATGCCCGATCTCTTCGCGCAGATGCAGCGCGAGTATGAGGCATACGTGCAGGAGATGGGCGTGCTGCCCATGCCCGAAGGCTACAACATCCACGGCCAGATCGAGACCAACACGTATGCGCGTCAGTTCACGCGCTATTTGCCATTCCTGATTGGCGGCGGCGTGGTGTTGGTTGTGCTGATTGGTGGGATTGTGTGGCTGTTTAGGCGGAAGCGGAAGGCGAAGGCCTAG